The proteins below are encoded in one region of Bacteroidota bacterium:
- a CDS encoding T9SS type A sorting domain-containing protein gives MKNTKIDTIFRKLNALCLMFLLSSTFSFSQIIYQHNFGTTTGAQANPYTVAPPVIDANLNTSQWQAVGATYSFTAGSTGAALAFPAPSTSALNINLTFNVAAGYACDITSCSFWRVRSATGYQNYALSINGTNVTAGTVPTSAANTGSLTCTGFTGLTGTVTVTLTVSTASAGGTIRIDDFTLNGSVYVPCTLPTITLQPANTGTCAGGNVQFATFCTDPTPTYQWQVSTNGGISYSNLGNIAPYSNVTNSTMDITAATVGLNNYRYRCVVTAGGCSSTSNAAILSVGTTPTITSQPANSASTAGSNVFFYVNSPNAATYQWQESINGGSSWTNLTNVPPYTGVTSHTLFINGVTAAMNNFQYRCVLNGCAATVYSNAAILTIVAATGTVFLPGDLVLIGYDSKFGTGVGCGTNTATDIYYLTNFVDVTPGTQFKIINSRFEAGAPANTRTNRWFGPGDSAYMDPAYINFTWNGPGNIAKGTIWAINTLGGTPFNIRLNGTSFLSNFSTTANSLCNISSNDPDQIFVGQGTFTAFGTATVDRYNLFAGKVLFGLTNKAAWVPITSPVSAGNGGANRVSRLPDDIECFNLESATNREVYYYMNSATHTGSQRSLLGAIMNTANWGTPASTACLDVTEDWTGFTASATGKVFSLVAGNPAGFWVGDLNNDWFNCRNWEGLIVPDPSIDVTIPTTAYNNCHIDISAYPTTAAKFYNLAQCKNLTISGWKVQLAGDNNDRLQVNGNLSINLTGQLDMDDGNNGTNDGQIYLLGNWTNTTGMTNFQCGNGAVHFLGNTLQTMAATVSGVEVFGRVILDNPLGNMAINGSLHIGGDFNFVNGIVNPVSLATDVVGFFDDATSTFNNINSYVAGRVHKRGNDAFIFPIGKSARCARAAISAPSAINAEFSAEYFKTGYGTYTMISPLINVSNLEYWIIDRENGTDTPKVTLYWEDTYSSVFTPTANLVVARHNGTDWESEGQTAFTGNVTKGTLTSTFVSNFSPFTLGLIDPTPLPVTWLTFTATKEQEHVLLKWSAIENDMTQSYQLQRSNNGINYQSIDYKIATGGLVISNYQYEDQHPFNGRNYYKIMQTDIDGRVSFSNVVTLDFNHQEVPSAFNTDNEIIISGLNSKQTYTITVIDALGKIITVQQSNESNFRINTTTFASGIYNVTINDGNTIHVFKSVIR, from the coding sequence ATGAAGAACACTAAAATAGATACTATTTTTCGAAAGCTAAATGCTTTGTGCTTGATGTTCCTTTTATCTTCAACATTTTCTTTTTCACAAATAATATACCAGCATAACTTTGGCACCACAACGGGTGCTCAAGCAAATCCTTATACGGTAGCACCTCCTGTTATTGATGCCAATTTGAATACTTCACAATGGCAAGCTGTGGGAGCAACCTACAGTTTTACTGCTGGAAGCACTGGTGCTGCTTTGGCGTTTCCTGCGCCCAGTACTTCGGCACTAAATATTAACCTCACATTTAATGTTGCTGCTGGCTATGCATGCGATATTACGAGTTGCAGCTTTTGGCGGGTACGCAGCGCTACAGGTTATCAAAATTATGCATTAAGCATTAATGGTACCAATGTTACAGCAGGCACGGTGCCAACATCAGCAGCAAATACAGGCTCGCTCACTTGTACTGGTTTTACAGGACTTACTGGCACCGTTACCGTAACGCTTACAGTAAGTACAGCGAGTGCTGGCGGAACCATTCGTATTGATGATTTCACGTTAAATGGCTCTGTATATGTGCCATGTACTTTACCAACCATTACCTTACAACCGGCTAACACCGGCACATGTGCTGGCGGTAATGTACAGTTTGCAACTTTTTGCACCGACCCCACTCCTACTTATCAATGGCAGGTAAGCACCAATGGTGGAATTTCTTACTCTAACTTAGGCAATATAGCGCCATACTCCAATGTAACTAATAGCACAATGGACATTACTGCGGCCACTGTAGGTTTGAATAACTACAGATACCGTTGTGTAGTAACTGCCGGAGGGTGCTCATCAACATCCAATGCGGCTATTTTAAGTGTAGGCACCACGCCAACCATAACCTCACAGCCTGCTAACAGTGCATCTACAGCGGGCAGTAATGTTTTCTTTTATGTTAACTCGCCAAATGCAGCAACGTATCAATGGCAAGAAAGCATAAATGGTGGTTCATCATGGACTAACCTCACGAATGTTCCACCATATACTGGGGTCACATCACATACATTATTCATTAATGGAGTAACTGCTGCGATGAACAATTTTCAATACCGATGTGTACTTAATGGTTGTGCAGCTACTGTATATTCAAATGCAGCCATACTTACTATAGTTGCCGCTACTGGAACTGTATTTCTGCCTGGCGATTTAGTTTTAATAGGTTACGATTCGAAATTTGGAACAGGTGTAGGATGTGGTACCAACACAGCTACAGATATATATTACCTCACCAATTTTGTTGATGTAACTCCCGGCACTCAATTTAAAATAATCAACTCACGATTTGAGGCCGGAGCACCCGCCAATACCAGAACCAATAGGTGGTTTGGTCCCGGTGATAGTGCATATATGGATCCTGCTTATATCAACTTCACCTGGAATGGGCCTGGTAATATTGCCAAAGGAACCATATGGGCCATAAACACGTTGGGAGGTACTCCGTTTAATATCCGATTAAATGGCACATCATTTTTATCAAATTTCTCTACAACAGCTAATAGCCTTTGCAATATTTCAAGCAACGATCCCGATCAGATATTCGTTGGTCAGGGAACCTTCACAGCCTTTGGAACAGCTACTGTAGACAGATATAATTTATTTGCAGGAAAAGTACTTTTTGGTCTTACCAATAAAGCGGCATGGGTTCCGATTACATCGCCCGTATCAGCCGGCAATGGTGGAGCAAACCGCGTTTCGCGGTTGCCAGATGACATAGAATGCTTTAATCTTGAGAGCGCTACTAACCGCGAGGTGTATTATTATATGAATAGTGCAACGCATACCGGTTCGCAACGATCGCTGCTTGGAGCTATTATGAATACTGCTAACTGGGGCACTCCTGCATCTACCGCATGTCTTGACGTTACCGAAGATTGGACCGGTTTTACAGCCTCAGCTACAGGCAAAGTATTTTCTTTGGTTGCCGGTAACCCTGCCGGATTTTGGGTTGGCGATCTTAACAATGACTGGTTTAACTGTCGCAACTGGGAAGGATTAATTGTGCCAGACCCAAGCATTGATGTAACCATACCAACTACCGCCTATAATAATTGCCACATAGATATAAGCGCCTACCCTACTACAGCTGCAAAGTTTTATAACCTGGCTCAATGTAAAAATCTTACTATCAGTGGTTGGAAAGTGCAATTAGCCGGTGATAACAATGATCGTTTACAAGTAAATGGAAATTTATCTATTAACCTAACCGGACAATTGGATATGGATGATGGAAACAATGGCACCAACGATGGTCAAATATATTTGCTTGGTAACTGGACCAATACCACCGGAATGACAAATTTTCAATGTGGCAATGGCGCTGTACATTTTTTGGGAAACACGCTACAAACCATGGCTGCCACAGTATCCGGAGTTGAAGTTTTCGGAAGAGTAATACTTGATAATCCGTTAGGCAATATGGCCATTAATGGATCTTTGCATATTGGTGGCGATTTTAATTTTGTAAATGGCATAGTTAACCCTGTTTCGCTGGCTACCGATGTGGTTGGTTTTTTTGATGATGCTACTTCAACTTTTAATAACATAAACAGCTACGTAGCCGGCCGCGTGCATAAGCGTGGCAATGATGCCTTTATATTTCCAATTGGAAAAAGTGCGCGATGTGCCCGTGCAGCTATAAGTGCTCCTTCGGCAATAAATGCAGAATTCTCTGCTGAGTACTTTAAAACCGGATATGGCACGTATACTATGATATCGCCATTGATAAACGTGAGCAATTTAGAATACTGGATAATTGACCGCGAGAATGGAACCGATACTCCCAAGGTAACGCTATATTGGGAAGATACATATAGTTCGGTATTTACGCCTACTGCCAATTTAGTTGTAGCCAGGCATAATGGTACTGATTGGGAAAGCGAAGGGCAAACCGCCTTTACTGGAAATGTAACTAAGGGGACATTAACTTCTACCTTTGTTTCCAATTTTTCGCCATTTACGCTCGGCTTAATAGATCCAACGCCATTACCAGTTACCTGGCTAACCTTCACAGCTACCAAGGAGCAAGAACATGTGCTTTTGAAATGGAGTGCCATCGAAAACGATATGACTCAATCCTATCAATTGCAACGGAGCAATAATGGAATTAATTATCAGTCGATAGATTACAAAATTGCCACAGGTGGTTTAGTAATCAGCAACTATCAATATGAAGACCAACATCCTTTTAACGGAAGAAATTATTACAAGATAATGCAAACAGATATTGATGGAAGGGTGAGTTTCAGCAATGTGGTAACATTAGATTTTAACCATCAGGAAGTGCCATCGGCCTTCAATACTGACAATGAAATAATTATTAGCGGCCTCAATTCGAAACAAACATATACGATTACCGTTATAGACGCGTTAGGAAAAATAATTACTGTGCAGCAGTCGAATGAATCGAATTTCAGAATTAATACAACAACATTTGCATCCGGAATTTACAATGTAACAATAAACGATGGAAATACGATTCATGTTTTTAAGTCTGTGATTAGGTAA
- a CDS encoding TIGR01777 family protein, whose translation MHWLSHTGKSFPDVKVFEWNVTKRQIEENAFENVNTVIALNGCGIVDKRWTDQRKKEIIDSRVDGIKLLHAYIQKKNIPVKNFISTSATGAYGIKSRNEVSEQDAFTSGDFLSDSCRMWEDANLNATTQLRKVALRLGIVFTTKGGALYEMLRTFNLFTGVTFDNGNMQTPWVHIDDVCNAFIFAIENENMIGPYNCVSPETATNKTIIKNLMALKTSFFCIPAPAVALKLILQERALLLLQSLVVKPDKLINAGFRFSFADLSVALRDLIKNEK comes from the coding sequence GTGCATTGGCTTTCGCACACAGGCAAAAGCTTTCCGGATGTTAAGGTATTTGAATGGAATGTAACCAAGAGGCAGATTGAAGAAAATGCCTTTGAAAATGTTAATACGGTAATTGCTCTTAATGGCTGCGGCATTGTAGACAAACGTTGGACCGATCAGCGTAAAAAAGAAATTATCGATTCGCGGGTCGATGGCATTAAACTGCTGCATGCTTATATTCAGAAAAAAAATATTCCTGTTAAGAATTTTATTTCTACTTCAGCTACTGGTGCATATGGTATAAAGTCGCGCAACGAAGTAAGCGAGCAGGATGCTTTTACATCGGGAGACTTCTTAAGCGATTCGTGCCGGATGTGGGAAGATGCTAACTTAAACGCAACTACTCAGTTAAGAAAAGTGGCCTTGCGCTTGGGCATTGTGTTTACTACAAAGGGAGGTGCTTTGTACGAAATGCTTCGAACATTTAACTTATTTACAGGTGTCACCTTTGATAATGGAAATATGCAAACTCCATGGGTGCATATAGATGATGTGTGTAATGCATTCATTTTCGCTATCGAAAATGAAAACATGATTGGGCCCTACAATTGTGTTTCGCCCGAAACAGCTACCAACAAAACCATTATTAAAAACTTAATGGCTTTAAAAACCAGTTTTTTTTGCATACCGGCTCCGGCCGTTGCTCTTAAACTAATCTTGCAGGAACGCGCACTGTTGCTGTTACAAAGCCTTGTAGTGAAACCTGATAAATTGATAAATGCCGGATTTCGATTTTCGTTTGCCGATTTGTCGGTTGCATTGCGCGACCTTATTAAAAACGAAAAGTAG
- a CDS encoding deoxyribodipyrimidine photo-lyase, whose amino-acid sequence MQEIALWWLRRDLRLQDNAALFHALQSGMPVLPVFIFDKNILNKLADKHDARVHFIHNELTALNQQLKQIESSLHVAYGTPLEALKQIISSYEVKAVFTNHDYEPYATSRDNEIGDFLKSKNIRFQTYKDQVILEKNEVLKDDGTPYTVFTPYKNKYLKLVNASHLQSHKTETLFHNFLKTSQQPIPELHEMGFHKTAIKFPSRNTKKQLIKTYDETRNYPGIEGTSRLSLHLRFGTISIRQLMCEAMQLNHVYQNELIWREFYMMILHHFPHVEHNSFKSNYDQITWINNEKHFEAWCTGNTGYPIVDAGMRELNATGHMHNRVRMITASFLTKHLLTDWRWGESYFANKLLDFELASNNGGWQWAAGCGVDAAPYFRIFSPYEQTKKFDPQLSYIKKWVPEFSELTYAKPVIEHTAARQRCLQVYKQGLTISR is encoded by the coding sequence ATGCAAGAAATAGCTCTGTGGTGGCTAAGGCGTGATTTACGATTACAAGATAATGCAGCATTATTTCATGCACTGCAATCTGGCATGCCCGTTTTGCCGGTTTTTATTTTCGATAAAAACATATTGAATAAATTAGCTGACAAGCACGATGCACGTGTTCATTTTATTCATAATGAACTCACAGCATTAAACCAACAACTTAAACAAATTGAAAGCAGTTTGCATGTTGCATACGGAACTCCACTCGAAGCATTAAAACAAATAATATCGTCTTATGAAGTGAAAGCAGTTTTCACGAATCATGATTATGAACCTTATGCTACCTCGCGCGACAATGAAATTGGTGATTTCCTAAAATCTAAAAATATCAGATTTCAAACATATAAGGATCAGGTAATACTTGAAAAAAATGAAGTGCTTAAAGATGATGGTACCCCCTACACCGTTTTCACACCTTACAAAAACAAGTACCTCAAGTTAGTAAATGCTTCGCATTTACAATCGCATAAAACAGAAACGCTGTTTCATAATTTTTTAAAAACAAGCCAACAACCAATTCCTGAATTGCATGAAATGGGCTTTCATAAAACTGCAATAAAATTTCCATCGCGCAATACGAAAAAGCAATTAATTAAAACGTATGATGAAACGCGCAATTATCCTGGAATAGAAGGCACCTCGCGGCTGAGTTTACACTTGCGCTTTGGCACCATCAGCATTAGACAATTGATGTGCGAAGCCATGCAACTTAATCACGTATATCAAAACGAATTGATTTGGAGAGAATTCTATATGATGATACTGCATCATTTTCCGCATGTGGAGCACAATTCGTTTAAGTCCAATTATGATCAGATAACTTGGATAAATAACGAAAAACACTTTGAAGCATGGTGCACAGGCAATACCGGCTATCCCATTGTAGATGCAGGTATGCGTGAGTTGAATGCAACCGGGCATATGCATAATCGCGTACGCATGATTACAGCAAGTTTCCTGACCAAACACCTGTTAACAGATTGGCGCTGGGGCGAATCCTATTTTGCAAACAAACTACTCGACTTTGAACTGGCCAGTAATAACGGAGGATGGCAATGGGCAGCGGGATGTGGAGTTGATGCTGCTCCCTATTTCCGTATTTTCAGTCCCTACGAACAAACTAAAAAATTTGACCCTCAACTTTCTTACATAAAAAAATGGGTGCCCGAATTTTCGGAATTAACGTATGCAAAGCCAGTAATAGAGCATACTGCAGCCAGGCAACGATGCTTACAGGTTTATAAGCAGGGATTGACTATTTCAAGGTAG